Genomic DNA from Panthera leo isolate Ple1 chromosome A1, P.leo_Ple1_pat1.1, whole genome shotgun sequence:
caggcaattagagaagaaattaaaacatatatgaaaacaaatgaaaatgaaaatacaacaatccaaatgctttgggatgcagcaaaagcagtcctgagaggaaaatacattgcaatccaggcatattttaaaaaaacaaggaaagtcccAAATacaaatctaatagcacacctagaggaaatagaaacagaacagcaaaacaCCCCAAtctcagcagaagaagagaaataataaggatcagaggagaaaaaacaatatagaatctaaaaaaataaactgtagagcagatcaatgaaaccaagagttggttttttgaaaaaagaaacaaatttgataaacctctagccaggcttttcaaaaagaaaagggagatgacccaaatagataaaaacatgaatgaaaatggaattattacaaccaatccctcagaaatacaaataattatcagagaatactatgaaaaattatatgccaacaaactacaCAACCTGGAAGAACTGGAAAAATTCCTaagcacacacacatttccaaaactcaaacaggaagaaatagaaaacttgaacagacccaaactagtgaagaaattggatcagttatcaaaaatctcccaagaaataagagtccaggaccagatggtttctctggggaattctaccagatattaaagctcagataatacctatccttccgaagatgttccaaaaaatagaaagggaagcaaaacttccagactcattctatgaagccagcgttactttgatttctaaaccagacagagacccagcaaaaaaagataactacaggtcaatatccctcatgaatatggatgcaaaaattctccttaagatactagaaaatcaaattcaacagcatataaaaaaatattcaccatgatcaagtgggattcattcctggactgcagggctggttcaaaattcacaaatcaatcaatatcatacatcacattaataaaaaaaaagataagaaccatatgatcctgtcaattgatgcagaaaaagcatttgacaaaatgcagcaccctttcttaataaaaaccctcgagaaagtcgggattgAAGGAACATACGtatcataaaatccatttatgaaaagcccacagctaatataattctcaatggggaaaactgagagctttcccactGAGATGATGAACATGACAGggttgtccactctcaccactgtgatttaacatattgttggaagttctagcatcagcaatcagacaacaaaaggaaatcaaaggcatcaaaattggcacaGATGAAGTCAACTTTTCACttgttgcagatgacatgatattatacatggaaaaccagaTAGACTCCACTAAAACtgtgctagaattgatacatgaattcagcaaagtcacaggatacaaaattaatgtacagaaatcagttgcattcttatacactaataacgaagccacagaaagagaaataaagaaactgatcccattcacaatggcaccaagaatcataaaattcATAGGAATAGCcataaccaaagatgtaaaagatctgtatgctgaaaactatagaaagcttttgaaggaaattgtagaagatacaaagaaatggaaaaacattcctttctcatggattgaaagaataaatattgttaaaatgtcaatactacccaaagctatctacacattcaatgcaatcccaatcaaaattgcaccagtattcttcttgaagctagaacaagcaatcctaaaatttgtatggaaccacaaataccccgaatagccaaagtaatattgaagaaggagaccaaagcgggaggcatcacaatcccagactttagcctctactacaaagctgtaatcatcaagacagcacagtattggcacaaaaacagacacagagaccaatggaataaaataaagaccccagaattagacccacaaaagtatggccaactaatctttgacaaagcaggaaagaatatccagtggaaaaaagacagtctcattagcaaatggtgctgggagaactggacagcaacatgcagaagaatgaaactagaccacttttttacaccattcacaaaaataaactcaaaatggatgaaggacaggtatgtgagacaggaaaccatgaaaaccctagaggagaaagcaggaaaaaacgtCTCTGAGGTTTTGGCTAAAATGCTAAATGAAtttagctaaaatgaacaaatcaggagactgtagatgctggagaggatgtggagaaatgggaaccatctcgcactgttggtgggaatgcaaactggtgcacccaccCACTCTGGTAAatagtgtgaaggttcctcaaagaactaaaaatagatctaccctatgacccagcaatagcactgctatccTCCCAAgcgatgcaggagtgctgattcataggggcaattgtaccccaatgtttatagcagccctttcaaaaatagccaaattatggaaagagcctaaaagtccatcaagtgatgaatggataaagaagttgtggtttatatatacaatggaataccacttggcaatgataaagaatgaaatatgtctttttttttttttttaccaacgtGAATGGGACTGGAGAGTATTATGTAAAGttaagtaagtcatacagagaaagataggtaccatgttttccctcatatgtggatcctgagaaagttaacagaagaccatggaggaggggaaggggaaaaaaagttgcagagagggaaggagccaaaccataagagactcttaaaaactgagaataaactgagggttgatggggggtcggggggaggggaaagtgggttataggcattgaggagggcacctgttgggatgaacactcggtgttgtatggaaacaaatttgacaataaattttatattaaaaaataaattttaggattgtctcgTCTAGCTGTgcaaaaatgctggtggtattatTTTACAGTTGCAttaatgtgtagattacttttggtagtatagacattttaccaatgtttgttcttccaatccataagcatggaatattgttttcttttttcatttttttgtgtcttcttcaatttctttcataaatgttctatattttcaGAGTACATATCTCTTAccttttttgtgatgtttattcttaagtatctcattgtttgtgctgcaattgaaaatgggatccattccttgatttccttttttgctgctttgttattgatatatagaaatgcaacacatttctgcACCTTGACTTTATATGCactgactttactgaattcatgaattattctagcaatttttttggtggagagttttgtgttttctacataaagtatcatgtaatctgcaattttagaaagtttttatttttccttactgatttgaatttgttttatttctttttgttgtctgattgctgaggctaaagCTTCCAATACTCTGTAAAATAGtaatggtgaaagtggacatGCTATTTCCCGACCATAggagaaaggctctcagtttttccccattaaggatgatattagctatggtttttttttttcatatatggcctttattatgttgaggtatgtttcctgtAACCTtaccttgttgagggttttatcaagaatggatgctttattttgtcaaattattttcctgtatctattgagaggagcatatggttctcatcctttcttttattaatgcggTGTATTACATTGCTTGATTTGCAATTTTTGAACCTATTATTTGGCCCAGGATtaaccccacttgatcatggtgagtgatcttttaatgtattgttggattcagtttgctagttttgttgaggattttgcatccagATTTATCAgcgatattggcctgtaattctttttagtgagatctttgtatggttttggaattaaggtaatgttggctttgaAGAATAAGTTTggatgtttttattctatttctattttttggaacagtttgagaagaacagctattaactgttctttaaatgtttggtagaattcccctgagaaatcctctggcccaggactcttatttgttaggagatttttgatcactgattcaatatttgctggttatgggtctgtaaaattttttgtttcttcctgtttcagttttggtagtttgggagtttctaagaatttgtccatttcctccagattgcCAAGGtatttggcatataattattcatagtattctcttataatttttggTATTTCTTTGATGTTGCTTgtaatctctcttctttcatttgtgattttatctatgtgggtccattctgttttctttttgatcagtctgtttgttattattattattttaaatttttaaatgtttatttatttctgagagacagagtgcaagtgcagagagaaaaggaaacagaatctgaagcagtctccagggtctgagctgtcagtacagagcccaatgctgggctcgaacccacaaactgtaagatcaagacatgagtcaaagtcagacacttaactgactaggccacccaggcaccccaattttgttaattatttcacagaaccagctcttagtattattgatctgttttactgtttttagtTTGCTTGTTTCTATACAATTTATTTctggtctaatctttattatttcctttctatgCTGGCTTCCGGGTTtatatgcttttcattttctagctcctctagttgtaaggttaggttgtgcatTGGGACCTTTCTTACTTCTTGAAGTAGGACTGAATTGCAATACagttccctcttaggactgcctttgctgtatgcCAAAGATAttcattgttgtattttcattttcatttgcttacatgtatacaaatacatactttattttcttctttacttttcttggTCCATTCATTCCTTAATAGGATGCTTTTTAACCTCAATGTATTTGAgtactttccaattttttttcctgaggttaacttcaagtttcatagcattgtgatctgaaaatatgcacagtatgttctcaatctttttatacttgttgagggctgatttgtgaccccatgtgtgatctattctggggaatgttccatgtgcattcaaaaagaatgtacattctgctaCTTTATGATGGAATGTtatgaatgtatctgttaagtccatctggtccagtgtgtctcAAAATCATTGTTTTCCTGTTGATCTTTTGCTTAGATAATCCGTCctttgttgtaagtggagtattaatgTCACCTACTATTTTTtgaagctgtttttcttttttctttttaatgtttttaatatttattacttttgagagagagagacagagacagagagagacagagagcaagcagggaaggggcagagagagagggagacatagaatcagaaacaggctccaggctctgagctgtcagcacagagcctgatgcaaggttcGAACttacagactgcgagatcatgacctgagctgtagttggccgcccaaccaactgagccacccaggcgccccaatgtcacctactattattgtgttattatcagtgggtttctttatatttgttataaactgatttatatattttgctgtTCCCAAGATGGAGGGGAATAAATAGTTACAATTATtggatcttcttgatggatagaccccttaattatgacatatcattcttcatctcttgttacagttttttttttttaatgtcatttgtctgatataagtatggctacactGACTTTCTTTTATCTATGGAGAGGCCAGATCACCtgtaccaaatgcactccaagcagtgGAACCCTTCTCCCCATGCAACTCAGGGGATCCTCAGACTGCACTGCCTGTTCCCAAGGCTCTGTATTGCTTCCCTGTTGGAGCACCACCAGGGGCTGACCTCTGACACTTCACAGGTTCTTAGTTCCATTGATTATAAAATAACTGGCAGTATTGAaaccttctctcccccccccatcaATGGTTTTGTGTAACAGTTTCCTTGTGTGAATACCTGTGCacattttcactctttctctttagCTGCTTTCAGGGAGAGTGCTTTCTTGCACAAACACACTGCACtgctctccacccctcacccctatcttcctcctcttcatgaAAATAACTCCCTCCCCTTGGTGGTACcagggcttttctctctcccagtttaATTCTCAAAATTATGTACCTGCCAGGTTCTGTGCAggaaattatgcagattgttctgttaatcctcagatcaaaaTCCTAGtagttcaaaatggtttgatgtttacctagctgtgtttgagggatgagacAAGTTCTGGGTCCCCTTGCTACTCCACCATCTTTACACCTCTTTCCTGCTTAGTGtttgatcattttattaatttggaaATGTATATTGACAATATAGagttattttattcatctatttgcTGATCCAACTAATGTTTATGTACAACTAATAGTTCTCaggcactttaattttttttttcatttttatttttgaaggagacagagacagagcatgagtgggggagggacagagagagagggagacacagaatccaagcaggctccaggctctgagccatcagcacagagcccgatgcagggctcaaactcatgaaatgtgagatcatgacctgggccgaagtcggacgcttaactgactgagccactcaggtgccccctcaggCACTTTTATAGAtattgaaaatacaataataaataataaaagatgaaaatccTTTCTCTGGTGTGATTTGTCTCATATGCGACTAAGTAAAACATACTTATTCAGCAATAGagatacacaaataaatggggaAGTCATTATATGTGCTTAAGAAATATCATTTCCTCTAGGAAAGATAATTCATCACTTGATTTCAATACTgtgatacatattaaaataatagattaCAACATTTGATGCTGAATTCAAATGATGTGAATTATTTACAGAAGATGAAGTGAGCCTTATTTTAGGGTAATTGAGGATAATGGGGGAGATTACTGCCAGGGAGTCTGTACCTCTTCTGGTCAGCAAGCCACCCCATTACTGTAAAGCTGTTTTTACTTCAGAATTCATGCTCAAACCCATACAAGTCTGAATTATATCTCCAGGTTATATTcatggtaataaaaataatattattaatggttatttttgaaagaaccaATCTACAGCTTCCTCCAGTAGCCAGTAGTGCCTCAAGCACAACGTATGGTTCCAGAAATGTCCTGGGAGTCTAAACAGAAATGATAGTGTTCTGAGAAGAGACACACACATTGAAAAGATTACTACTATTAATTTACTGACAGTCAAGATGTGTAGTCAAAGATATATGGGGAATACAGGATGTGATGAATTCAATAGTTGGAAATCAGAATTCATAGGTTAAAAATGATCTTGAAATGAATGGCTAATTAAATGCAGATGACTCCAGAGCTTTACATCTTCATTTGTATCCCAGCTACTGAGGCATATAGAAAACATTGATACACCCTTATTAGATCAGACAAAGATGGGATATCTTCATAAAAtgtatactttaataaaattattccatCCAacaatgttcttttaaaatcacatatttcTTACAAGAAACACTTTAGCTAGGGGCACCTAtttggttcagtcatttaagtagccaactttggctcagtcataaTCTaatgcttcgtgggttcaagtcccacattgagttctgtgctgactgctcgagcctggagcctacttcagattccatgtctgtctctccccacctctctctctctctctctcaaaaaagaaaaaaaaaaggtaaaatatatttaaaatgagagacaGGCTaggtattttgaaataaataagtcatgtaaCAGGAATGGATCTTCATTTATATTCAAATGAGTACTTTTAcctatttcttcatatttaattaAGATATTTTGACTGCTTATTCAAATGTAATCTCCCTGTTATCATGAAAGTTTCAAGTCCCTATTACACTTTAGGAAAGATCTCAttgtgtaaaagaatgaaactggactacttccttacactgtacacaaaaataaattcaaaatggatgaaatacctaaatgtgggACAGGAAACATTTTCAATGCTAGAGAACACAAgtagtaatctctttgacatagCCTTAGCCACTTCTTattagatatgtcttctgaggcaagggaaacaaaagcaaaaatgaactgttgggacttcatcaagataaaaattacttctgcacagcaatggaaacaatcaacaaaactaaaaggcaactaatggaatgggagaagatatttgcaaatgacatatcagataaagggatagtatccaaaatatataaagaatttataaaactcaacacccccaaaacaaataacccagttaagaaatgagcagaagacatgaacagacatttttttttccccaaagcagaCATATAGATGGCTACCAGGTACATGAAAAcatcatcatcagagaaatacaaatcaaaactacaatgagataccacctcacacttgtcagaatggctaaattaacaaaactgaaaataacagatgttggggaggatgcagaaaaaggagaACCCAGTGTTTGAGGGAATGCAAACTcatgtagccactctggagaatagtatggagtttcctctaaaaatagaactaccctatgatcccataattccactactaggtatttacccaaagaatacaaaaatactaattcaaggaGATACATGTACTCCATGTTTCTAGCAGTATTAACtatgaaaacagcccaagtgtccattgactgatgaatggataaaaaaagatattatatattatatatatatatatatatatatatatatatatatataatatatatataatggaatattgctcagccattaaaaagaatggcttaatgaaagccattaaaaatctttccatttccaaCATTGATTGAGCTAGtgaatattatgctaaatgaaataaatcattaagagaaacacaaatattatattatttcactcatatgtgggatttaagaaaaaaatcaaatgaatataGGAAGAAAAACTGAGACAGGCAAACCAtgcaacagactcttaactatagagaagaaactgagagtggagggcaggtgggtgggaagatgggttaAATAAATGGGTGATGcttattaaggagggcacttgtgatgaacagtGGATGTTGTATATAACTGATGAAtaattaaattctactcctgaaactaatatcacactgtatattaactaacaggaacatgaataaaaaattgaaaacacaaaaataaaataagagttgaATAATTGtggtcatgttaaaaaaataaagatctcttgtgtaaaaaaaaaaaatgtggtcttGACTTGAATAGATTCATTTCCAATGAtcctgaaaagtaaaataaataaacccctcTGATAGTTTCCTGCTTGCTATCCCTCTTCTGCCTATTCACCAGGGGCTTTTAAATTCTTGTGAGTTCTATTGCCCCAGCATCGGTGGCATAGAAATAGGAGCATAATGGCTGCAGATTATAACTTAAATAGAGGCCTGAGAAGATCTGTCtgtaactgaaattaaaacttaattatCTGGGCCATCTGGCTCcattagttaagcatctgatttcatctcaggtcatgatcttatagttcctgggttcaagtcccatattgggctttgTGCTTTAGTGATAggctccttctctctatgcctttCCTCCAACCCTCCATCTCAAacatagataaacatttaaaataaacttaattatcCAATGACATATATAATGTAAAAGTAATATATCAAAACTCAAGTCAAAATAAATTCACCACCTTAATAAGGgaatttatttgtattaaattcAAATATACACTGatatctataaagaaaaaaatcataaattggtAACATAAGgtgagaattttttaatgtttattttttcgtttatttggagagagagagagagagagagagagagagcactagtggggaaggtgcaaagaaagaaaatcccaagcaggctccacactgtcagcaaagatccCCACTCAGGGCTTAatcccatcaaccatgagatcatgagctgagcccaaagCAAGAGCCAGATTcataactgagtcacccaggcacctgacaGAAGGTGAGAATCTATCACAATCAGAGCCATCCAGATTTCAAATCTGGAGGTTATACAGGAATTTGGTTTTGGAATAATTGAAATAAcaggaaaatggggagaaaaaagacGGCTTTaagaatgtatatatgtgtatgtatgtatgtatgtatgtatgtatgtatgcagaAATGTTTATATGTACTTTTGGTTCTATTAATTATCTACAAAGATTTTGAGAATCTACTTGAATACTGGACCTATTGGTTCAGAATATATGTAGAATAGATATGTAGAAAGATATGTTCACATATGTTTCTCccttatgtaaaattttaaatattcacataattacatcaaataaatgattttgttGTCAAGTAtgtgaatcattaaattctataaaaatatcaTTGTTGAGGTTTCAAATTTATTAGCATACCTATATACTTACTGGAGGCATCTTTCAGGGattctttgacttttttatttcGAAGGCTGTAGATGAAAGGGTTCAACATCGGCGTTACAATGGTGTTCAGCACTGTGGCAAATTTGTTAACATCCATCACATCACCCTTTTTTGGGCGGACGTAAATAAAGATGGAGCTTCCATAATAAAGTGTCACAACAGTGATGTGTGAAACACAAGTGGAGAAAGCTTTCTGCCGTCCCTGGACAGAAGGAATTCTAaggatagtaataataatgtacATGTAAGACACTCCTGTGAAGAGCAAGGAGCCCAAGAGCAACACAGCAGAGGAGATAAAGTCAACCAGCTCAGCCAGAGCGATATCTGCACAGACCAGCTTTAGCACAGGGCCACTGTCACAAAAGAAGTGATTGATAATATTTGGTCCACAAAAGGGCAGAGGAGCAGTTAAGATTGATGGTGCTAAAATTGACAAAAATGCACCTAAATAGGATCCCAGAAGCAACAATATGCATGTCTGTTTGTTCATGATGATGGCATACCTCAATGGGTTGCAGATGGCAATGTATCGATCAAATGACATGACGACCAGGATGAAGAATTCCGTGGATCCCAagaggaagtaaaagaaagatTGCGTGAGACATCCTACGAAGGATATTGCCTTGGTGAGGGAAAATGTGTTTGCTAGCATCTTAGGCACCACTGTGGAGGTGATGGCAACTTCAAGGAAGGAAAGATTGGCTACAAAGAAATACATGGGTGAATGCAGACGATAGTCACCACACACCAAAAGGATGATCATGGTGTTGCCAATCAGAGACGTCATATACATGAGCAAGAatgcagaaaaaagaagaatttctaCTTCCTTCTCATTCTGAAACCCCAGAAGAATAAACTCAGTGACTGTGGTCTTGTTTCTATAATCCATAACGTACCCAGTTTAACCTGGAATAATAGAAAGTTCTTGAATAATTAATATTTGCATCTTATCCCTGAATGTGCCCTGTCAGTATTCATTAACTctttgctgttattgttgttgccaAGGAGGGATTAATGCAcacagataattttattttcaatgtataAATATCTACTGAGACAAATTCTACAAGATTTAAGTGCTTACTTAAATCTTTCACTTATTACAGCAGAATCAATTCCACATTAAGATTGTAACAATTATGCTTTGGGAAAATGTTGGAGACTCCTTTAAGTGTAGGGAAGCTAACAGTGGATTCAAGTAATGtgaaacagactcttagataTCTCCCTTTAAGATAGATCTCTTATTGTGTCCTTAATACATTAAGGATATAATGGTGTTTTTTGAGGTGGTAACAGAGTTGCAGTAAaatttaattctatattttttttcatgtaaaagaacacatttttgaGCCGTGTGGTCTTTTATAGGTGGaatgaaataacttaaaaataactgaaCACAATtacataatagaaatattttaaaaaatgttcatgacTCCTGCTCACTGGCTCCAACCTCTGCATGATCAAATCAGTTTCTAACAATATGAAATCAACTTTAGCTAATCTTTGTAAGATAGCAGGCTCCAGAGTAAGAGAGATTATCACAGGTCTTACAAGGGTAAGGGAAAGGCTGAAATATGACTCAATTTATCACAATTTACTATTTATCTTGGCATTCAGGAAGA
This window encodes:
- the LOC122229646 gene encoding olfactory receptor 6M1-like, coding for MDYRNKTTVTEFILLGFQNEKEVEILLFSAFLLMYMTSLIGNTMIILLVCGDYRLHSPMYFFVANLSFLEVAITSTVVPKMLANTFSLTKAISFVGCLTQSFFYFLLGSTEFFILVVMSFDRYIAICNPLRYAIIMNKQTCILLLLGSYLGAFLSILAPSILTAPLPFCGPNIINHFFCDSGPVLKLVCADIALAELVDFISSAVLLLGSLLFTGVSYMYIIITILRIPSVQGRQKAFSTCVSHITVVTLYYGSSIFIYVRPKKGDVMDVNKFATVLNTIVTPMLNPFIYSLRNKKVKESLKDASSKYIGMLINLKPQQ